One segment of Ricinus communis isolate WT05 ecotype wild-type chromosome 8, ASM1957865v1, whole genome shotgun sequence DNA contains the following:
- the LOC107262114 gene encoding auxin-responsive protein SAUR21-like: MGIRLPRIVSGKQILRRILLSQEIPNVPKGHVAVYVGETQKKRFIIPISCLKHPSFQNLLSLAEDEFGFDHPMGGLTIPCSEEVFTDIIFSL, translated from the coding sequence ATGGGCATTCGCTTGCCAAGGATCGTAAGCGGTAAGCAAATTCTGCGACGGATTCTCTTGTCACAGGAAATTCCTAATGTGCCGAAAGGTCACGTTGCTGTTTATGTTGGAGAAACTCAGAAGAAGCGATTTATCATTCCAATATCATGCTTGAAGCATCCTTCATTCCAGAACTTGCTAAGCCTGGCTGAGGACGAGTTTGGATTTGATCATCCTATGGGCGGTCTAACGATCCCTTGCAGTGAAGAAGTCTTCACAGATATCATTTTCAGTTTGTAG
- the LOC107262116 gene encoding auxin-induced protein 15A-like, with product MGFRLPRIVNAKQAIKRVLSPQLTADVPKGHVAVYVGETQKKRFTVPIFYLKHPSFQNLLSQAEEEYGFNHPMGGLTIPCSEQVFTDLIFSL from the coding sequence atggGCTTTCGCTTGCCTAGGATCGTGAATGCAAAACAAGCTATTAAGCGAGTTCTCTCACCACAGTTAACTGCTGATGTTCCTAAAGGCCATGTTGCTGTCTATGTTGGAGAAACTCAAAAGAAGAGATTCACTGTTCCAATATTTTACTTGAAGCATCCTTCCTTCCAGAACTTGTTGAGTCAAGCTGAAGAAGAGTATGGATTTAATCATCCAATGGGCGGTCTCACAATTCCATGCAGTGAACAAGTCTTCACTGATCTAATTTTCAGTTTATAG
- the LOC107262115 gene encoding auxin-induced protein 15A-like, giving the protein MGFHLPEIVRAKQILQRSSAGYRTASITMDVPKGYVAVYVGENQRKRFVIPISYLNQPSFQDLLSQAEEEFGYDHPMGALTLPCSENVFFDVISSLKRS; this is encoded by the coding sequence ATGGGTTTCCATTTGCCTGAAATAGTTCGCGCAAAGCAAATTCTTCAGAGATCTTCTGCAGGATATCGAACAGCTTCAATAACAATGGACGTGCCAAAGGGCTATGTTGCTGTTTATGTTGGCGAAAACCAGAGAAAGCGATTCGTAATTCCGATATCATACTTAAACCAGCCTTCATTTCAAGACTTACTTAGCCAAGCTGAAGAAGAGTTCGGGTATGATCATCCGATGGGTGCTCTCACACTTCCCTGTAGCGAAAACGTGTTCTTTGATGTCATTTCATCCTTAAAAAGGTCATGA
- the LOC107262110 gene encoding auxin-induced protein 15A-like — MGIRLPRIVSAKKFMRRNLFSEETADVPKGHFVVYVGEIQKKRFTVPISYLKHPSFQNLLSLAEEEFGFNHSMGGLCKNSSFERFETTISSLENMKDPSTITLAELLNALQAQE; from the exons atggGTATTCGCTTGCCTAGGATTGTGAGTGCTAAGAAATTTATGAGGAGAAATCTCTTTTCAGAAGAAACTGCAGATGTTCCTAAAGGTCACTTTGTTGTTTATGTTGGAGAAATTCAAAAGAAGCGATTCACTGTTCCAATATCATACTTGAAGCATCCTTCCTTTCAGAACTTGTTAAGTCTAGCTGAAGAAGAGTTCGGGTTTAATCATTCTATGGGAG GATTGTGCAAAAACTCCTCGTTTGAAAGATTTGAGACTACAATCTCATCTTTGGAAAACATGAAAGACCCGTCAACCATCACCTTGGCAGAATTGTTGAATGCTTTGCAAGCACAGGAATAA
- the LOC125370901 gene encoding secreted RxLR effector protein 161-like, whose protein sequence is MDTVQMLLALATQKGFEKCLCEFTLYIKKSGDEILVVSLYVDDLLVQQKQNEIFISQQKYAKEVLKKFNMEAWKLTATPMNQKEKFLKEDGAKKVDDKLYRSLIGCLMYLTATKPDIMHVASLLSRYMNCASEIHLQAAKRILRYVKGPVDYGIKFSQVENFSLHGYSDSDWAGCADDMRSTSGYCSGIFSWYSKKQEIIA, encoded by the exons ATGGATACTGTACAGATGTTATTAGCCCTTGCTACACAAAAAG GTTTTGAAAAATGCCTATGTGAATTTACTTTATATATCAAGAAGAGTGGTGATGAAATACTTGTGGTGTCTCTTTATGTTGATGACCTGCTT GTACAACAAAAgcaaaatgaaatttttataagcCAACAAAAATATGCAAAAGAAGTcctcaaaaaatttaatatggaaGCATGGAAGCTGACTGCAACTCCAATGAATCAAAAGGAAAAGTTTTTGAAAGAAGATGGAGCTAAAAAAGTTGATGACAAACTGTATAGAAGTTTAATTGGCTGTTTGATGTACTTGACAGCAACCAAGCCAGACATCATGCATGTTGCGAGTTTGTTATCAAGATACATGAACTGTGCTAGTGAAATTCATTTACAAGCAGCAAAAAGAATTCTGAGATATGTAAAAGGCCCGGTTGATTATGGCATAAAATTCAGTCAAGTTGAAAATTTCAGTCTCCATGGTTATTCGGATAGCGATTGGGCTGGATGTGCTGATGATATGCGTAGTACCTCAGGTTACTGTTCTGGAATTTTTTCCTGGTAttcaaagaaacaagaaatcaTTGCATAA